Proteins encoded together in one Mycolicibacter minnesotensis window:
- a CDS encoding acyl-ACP desaturase produces the protein MAREWTDLELLHELQPVVEKLIDRHFSMAKDWNPHDYIPWSEGKNYYALGGQDWHPEQSKLSEVARTAMVQNLLTEDNLPSYHREIAMNFTMDAPWGTWVNRWTAEENRHGIALRDYLVVTRNCDPIELETLRMETVNRGFSPGQNQQVQDDLFAKSLFDSVIYVSFQELATRISHRNTGQACNDPIADQLLARISHDENLHMIFYRDVSAVGFDIAPEQAMRSLHTVLANFQMPGFVVPEFRRKAVIIAVGGVYDPMIHRDDVVMPVLKKWGILERSFSGEAARYQEGIAKIVAELDETCEKFELAKQRRLEREAKMAEKRAAKKVLEPSAS, from the coding sequence ATGGCACGGGAATGGACTGATCTGGAGTTGCTGCACGAACTCCAGCCCGTCGTGGAGAAACTCATCGATCGACACTTCTCCATGGCCAAGGACTGGAATCCGCACGACTACATCCCCTGGTCAGAAGGCAAGAACTACTACGCGCTGGGCGGCCAGGACTGGCACCCCGAGCAGTCCAAGCTGTCCGAGGTCGCCAGGACGGCCATGGTGCAGAACCTGCTGACCGAGGACAACCTGCCTTCCTACCACCGCGAGATCGCGATGAATTTCACGATGGACGCGCCCTGGGGCACCTGGGTCAACCGCTGGACGGCCGAGGAGAACCGTCACGGTATCGCGCTGCGCGACTACCTGGTGGTCACGCGCAACTGCGACCCCATCGAGCTGGAGACGTTGCGGATGGAGACCGTCAACCGCGGCTTCAGCCCGGGCCAGAACCAACAGGTCCAAGACGACCTGTTCGCCAAGAGCCTGTTCGACTCGGTCATCTATGTCAGCTTCCAGGAGCTGGCAACGCGGATCTCACACCGCAACACCGGCCAGGCCTGCAACGACCCCATCGCCGACCAGCTGCTGGCGCGGATCTCGCACGACGAGAACCTGCACATGATCTTCTACCGCGATGTCAGCGCCGTCGGTTTCGACATCGCGCCGGAACAGGCGATGCGCTCGCTGCACACGGTGCTGGCCAACTTCCAGATGCCCGGCTTCGTCGTGCCGGAGTTTCGCCGCAAGGCCGTGATCATCGCGGTCGGCGGGGTCTACGACCCGATGATCCACCGCGACGACGTGGTGATGCCGGTGCTGAAGAAGTGGGGCATCCTCGAGCGGAGTTTCAGCGGCGAAGCGGCCCGCTACCAGGAGGGTATCGCCAAGATCGTCGCCGAGCTGGACGAGACGTGCGAGAAGTTCGAGCTGGCCAAGCAACGCCGGCTCGAGCGAGAGGCCAAGATGGCCGAGAAGCGCGCCGCCAAGAAGGTGTTGGAGCCATCAGCGTCGTAA
- a CDS encoding TetR/AcrR family transcriptional regulator, translated as MPHPQRPSRWSGVPLAERQALRREEFLTVGVQLLGDKRGPTLTVRSVCGAAGLTERYFYESFADRDEFVRAVYDDVCTRALTTLLSASGPREAVERFVSMMVDDPARGRVLLLAPESEPILYRAGARWIPDFIVMLQRTLTRIGDPAVQQMVATGLIGALTALFTAHLNGQLQASRETFIDFCVDMLLSARAGP; from the coding sequence GTGCCGCACCCTCAACGCCCGTCTCGCTGGTCGGGGGTCCCGCTCGCAGAACGTCAGGCTCTGCGCCGGGAGGAGTTCCTCACCGTCGGCGTGCAGCTCCTCGGCGACAAACGCGGACCCACGCTGACCGTCCGGTCGGTGTGCGGCGCGGCCGGGCTGACCGAACGCTACTTCTACGAGAGCTTCGCCGACCGGGACGAATTCGTGCGCGCGGTATACGACGATGTGTGCACGCGGGCGTTGACGACTCTGTTGTCGGCCAGTGGGCCCCGAGAAGCCGTCGAGCGGTTCGTGTCCATGATGGTCGACGATCCAGCGCGCGGCCGGGTGTTGCTGCTCGCCCCCGAGAGTGAGCCGATCCTGTATCGCGCGGGCGCCAGATGGATCCCCGACTTCATCGTGATGTTGCAGCGCACCCTGACCCGGATAGGCGATCCGGCGGTCCAGCAGATGGTGGCTACCGGACTGATCGGCGCCCTGACCGCCCTGTTCACCGCCCACCTGAACGGCCAGCTCCAGGCCAGCCGCGAGACGTTCATCGACTTCTGCGTCGACATGCTGCTCAGTGCACGAGCCGGACCATAG
- a CDS encoding acyl-CoA dehydrogenase, producing the protein MSVTLSAEQRQLGESLRQFAARHAPMADTRNAFDALAEGHLPAWWAELVANGFHAVHLPESDGGHGGGLLDVAAILEAAGTVSLPGPLLSTVTAGAVGLLADASPARAGYLGALAAGAPAAVVLAGQSSFTARRVDDHWSISGVSEVISGARSATLALICAGCDDGTELWAVVDTSRVTIQPVAGTDLLTDLATLTLDDYPAGSGAVLAGIDIERADYLAVGLAAAVCAGIATWCVEAATAHLRTREQFGVPIGTFQALQHQAAMLLVNAELACAAAWDALRAVTDTVEQHRMAAATAALVAITPCPDTVFDTLTMFGAIGFTWEHDLHLYWRRATSIAASIGPATDWARRLGELAAAGQRDFTVDLGGAEAEFRADVVATLDAAAALSNDGPGRQGDDAHFQTGPQRTLIAEAGLIAPQWPVPWGLNASPLQQLIIIEEFANRPDLVRPSLGIAEWILPSLVQAAPDALQQRLIPPTQRGELAWCQLFSEPGAGSDLASLTTRAVKVDGGWRINGHKIWTSCAQRADYGALLARTDPTAAKHRGIGYFIVDMRSDGIEVQPIVQATGSAEFNEVFLTNVFVPDEMLLGEPTEGWQLAIATMAQERTAISAYVENDRAVALRALAAAPGSGRGDAMRALGELDAYANAIRALGVRETIRLLDGQGFGASSSIAKVAMNVLLRRTFQATLATVGRLAMVANSEPAVVEPYLLSPAELIGGGTKEIQLNIIAQMILGLPRK; encoded by the coding sequence GTGAGCGTGACGCTCAGCGCTGAACAACGACAACTCGGCGAATCGCTGCGACAGTTCGCTGCCCGGCATGCGCCGATGGCCGACACCCGTAACGCCTTCGACGCGCTCGCGGAAGGGCACCTACCGGCCTGGTGGGCAGAACTGGTGGCTAACGGCTTTCATGCCGTACACCTTCCTGAATCCGATGGTGGGCACGGCGGTGGCCTGCTCGATGTGGCTGCCATTTTGGAGGCCGCTGGCACGGTATCTCTGCCGGGGCCGCTGCTGTCGACGGTGACCGCGGGCGCGGTCGGGCTCCTGGCAGACGCCTCGCCCGCTCGGGCGGGGTATCTAGGCGCCCTCGCCGCCGGTGCGCCCGCGGCTGTCGTGCTCGCCGGCCAGTCGAGTTTCACCGCGCGGCGGGTCGATGATCATTGGTCGATAAGTGGTGTCTCCGAGGTGATCTCGGGCGCCCGTTCGGCAACTCTTGCGCTGATCTGTGCCGGTTGTGATGACGGCACCGAACTCTGGGCAGTGGTTGACACCTCCCGGGTGACGATCCAGCCGGTGGCCGGTACCGACCTACTCACCGACTTGGCCACCCTCACATTGGACGACTACCCGGCCGGTTCTGGTGCTGTCCTGGCCGGGATCGACATCGAACGCGCGGACTACCTCGCCGTGGGTCTCGCCGCGGCGGTGTGCGCAGGGATCGCCACCTGGTGCGTCGAGGCCGCCACCGCGCATCTGCGCACCCGGGAACAGTTTGGCGTGCCGATCGGCACCTTCCAGGCGCTGCAGCATCAGGCGGCCATGTTGTTGGTCAACGCAGAATTGGCCTGCGCGGCGGCCTGGGACGCGCTTCGCGCCGTCACCGACACCGTGGAACAGCATCGGATGGCCGCCGCCACAGCGGCTTTGGTGGCGATAACACCCTGCCCGGACACTGTTTTCGACACCCTGACGATGTTCGGTGCCATTGGGTTCACCTGGGAGCACGATCTGCATCTGTACTGGCGCCGCGCCACCAGCATTGCCGCATCTATCGGACCCGCCACCGACTGGGCTCGTCGACTGGGCGAGCTGGCGGCCGCCGGGCAACGGGACTTCACCGTTGATCTCGGCGGCGCCGAAGCCGAGTTCCGGGCGGACGTTGTGGCCACCCTCGACGCCGCCGCAGCACTGTCGAACGACGGCCCGGGGCGACAAGGTGATGACGCGCACTTCCAGACGGGTCCTCAACGGACGCTGATCGCCGAAGCCGGGTTGATCGCGCCGCAGTGGCCGGTGCCGTGGGGGCTCAATGCCTCGCCGCTGCAACAGTTGATCATCATCGAGGAGTTTGCGAACCGGCCGGACCTGGTCCGGCCCTCGTTGGGCATCGCCGAGTGGATCCTGCCGTCACTGGTGCAGGCTGCTCCGGATGCGCTGCAGCAGCGGCTGATTCCCCCGACGCAGCGCGGCGAACTGGCCTGGTGTCAGCTGTTCTCCGAGCCCGGTGCCGGGTCGGATCTGGCCTCGTTGACCACCCGGGCGGTCAAGGTCGACGGCGGGTGGCGCATCAACGGCCACAAGATCTGGACCTCGTGCGCCCAACGCGCGGATTACGGTGCCTTGCTTGCCCGTACCGATCCCACTGCGGCCAAGCACCGTGGCATCGGCTACTTCATCGTGGACATGCGTTCTGACGGGATCGAAGTTCAGCCGATCGTTCAGGCCACCGGGTCCGCCGAATTCAACGAAGTGTTTCTCACCAATGTCTTTGTCCCCGATGAGATGCTGCTGGGCGAGCCCACCGAGGGGTGGCAGCTGGCGATCGCAACGATGGCGCAAGAACGTACTGCTATCAGCGCATACGTCGAGAACGACAGGGCGGTGGCGCTGCGCGCCCTGGCTGCGGCGCCGGGCTCCGGGCGCGGGGACGCGATGCGCGCGCTGGGTGAGCTGGATGCCTATGCCAACGCGATCAGGGCTCTCGGGGTGCGAGAGACCATCCGACTGCTGGACGGCCAGGGGTTCGGCGCGTCGTCGAGCATCGCCAAGGTGGCGATGAACGTCCTGCTGCGGCGCACGTTCCAGGCGACGTTGGCCACAGTTGGTCGGCTGGCCATGGTCGCCAACTCGGAACCGGCCGTAGTCGAGCCCTACCTGCTTTCGCCGGCTGAGCTGATTGGCGGCGGTACCAAAGAGATTCAGCTGAACATTATCGCGCAGATGATTCTCGGCCTACCACGCAAATAA
- a CDS encoding aldehyde dehydrogenase family protein yields MRQYTQFYIDGRWVEPVELKTLDVENPATEEVCGQIALGSAADVDQAVAAAQRAFAGWSQSGRGERLDLLRAIQAEYQRRRSDLADAVNEEMGAPPALAAGLQVDLGAGHLATAIEALKNFAFTERRGETMVEREPIGVCGLITPWNWPLNQIAVKVYPALATGCTMVLKPSEIAPFSAYVFTEIMAAAGVPAGVYNMINGDGPGVGEALSRHPDVDMVSFTGSTRAGIAVAENAAPTVKRVTQELGGKSPNVVLDDETFVDSVTAGVRSMMLNSGQSCNAPSRMLVPNSRMDEAIVIARAAAEQVHVGDPAEATAIGPVASKAQFTKVQALIDAGIAEGATVAAGGPGRPAGLDTGYFVRPTVFARVTNEMTIAREEIFGPVLCILGYDDLDQAVEIANDTEYGLAGYVSGSDVTAARAVARRIRAGWVAINHAFDINAPFGGYKRSGNGREWSDAGFHEYLEIKSTLGYGADVGG; encoded by the coding sequence ATGCGCCAGTACACCCAGTTCTATATCGACGGCAGATGGGTGGAACCGGTCGAGTTGAAGACTCTCGACGTAGAGAATCCCGCCACCGAAGAGGTCTGCGGGCAGATCGCACTGGGGTCGGCCGCCGACGTCGATCAAGCGGTTGCCGCCGCCCAGCGGGCGTTCGCCGGATGGTCGCAGAGTGGCCGCGGCGAACGCCTGGATCTGCTGCGGGCGATCCAGGCCGAGTATCAGCGTCGCAGGAGCGACCTGGCCGATGCGGTGAACGAGGAGATGGGTGCGCCGCCGGCCCTGGCCGCCGGACTGCAGGTCGACCTCGGTGCCGGTCACCTCGCCACGGCGATCGAGGCGCTGAAGAACTTCGCATTCACCGAGCGGCGTGGCGAAACCATGGTGGAGCGTGAACCCATCGGGGTCTGCGGTCTGATCACCCCGTGGAATTGGCCGCTGAACCAGATTGCGGTCAAGGTCTATCCGGCCTTGGCGACGGGCTGCACCATGGTGCTCAAACCCTCTGAGATCGCGCCGTTCTCGGCGTATGTCTTCACCGAGATCATGGCTGCCGCTGGGGTTCCGGCCGGCGTCTACAACATGATCAACGGCGACGGTCCGGGGGTGGGGGAGGCGCTGTCGCGGCACCCGGATGTCGACATGGTGTCGTTCACCGGCTCCACGCGGGCCGGAATCGCGGTAGCCGAGAACGCCGCTCCGACGGTGAAGCGCGTCACCCAGGAGCTGGGCGGCAAGAGCCCCAACGTCGTGCTCGACGATGAGACATTCGTCGACAGCGTCACCGCCGGGGTGCGGTCGATGATGCTCAACTCCGGGCAGAGCTGCAATGCGCCGTCACGGATGCTGGTGCCCAACTCGCGGATGGACGAAGCCATCGTGATTGCGCGAGCGGCCGCTGAACAGGTGCATGTCGGCGATCCCGCCGAGGCGACGGCGATCGGTCCGGTCGCCTCCAAGGCGCAATTCACCAAGGTCCAGGCGCTGATCGATGCCGGCATCGCCGAGGGTGCGACCGTCGCCGCCGGAGGCCCCGGCCGGCCGGCCGGGCTGGACACCGGCTATTTCGTGCGTCCGACGGTCTTCGCGCGCGTAACCAACGAGATGACCATCGCGCGCGAGGAGATCTTCGGCCCGGTGTTGTGCATCCTGGGCTATGACGACCTTGACCAGGCTGTTGAGATCGCCAATGACACCGAATACGGTCTGGCCGGTTACGTCTCGGGTTCCGACGTCACTGCCGCTCGTGCGGTGGCCCGCCGGATCCGGGCCGGCTGGGTGGCGATCAACCACGCCTTCGACATCAACGCACCGTTTGGCGGCTACAAGCGCAGCGGCAATGGCCGGGAGTGGAGCGACGCGGGATTCCACGAATACCTGGAGATCAAGAGCACTCTGGGCTACGGGGCTGATGTCGGCGGCTAG
- the phoU gene encoding phosphate signaling complex protein PhoU, with amino-acid sequence MRTAYHEQLSDLAEQLGTMCGLAGAAMERATQALLQADLMLAEQVITDHEKIAAMSTRAEESAFVLLALQAPVAGDLRAIVSSIQMVADIDRMGALALHVAKITRRRHPQHALPEEVNGYFAEMGRLAVELGNSAQEVLLSRDPEKAARIREEDDAMDDLHRHLFSVLMDKEWQHGVAAAVDVTLLGRFYERFADHAVEVARRVIFQATGKFPDEHTLPSSE; translated from the coding sequence ATGCGAACCGCGTACCACGAGCAACTCTCGGATCTTGCCGAACAGCTCGGCACGATGTGTGGCCTGGCCGGGGCAGCCATGGAACGCGCCACTCAGGCCCTGCTTCAGGCCGACCTGATGCTGGCCGAGCAGGTGATCACTGATCACGAGAAGATCGCCGCGATGAGTACTCGCGCCGAGGAGAGCGCGTTTGTGCTGTTGGCGTTGCAGGCCCCGGTGGCCGGGGACCTACGCGCCATCGTCAGCTCCATTCAGATGGTCGCCGACATCGACCGTATGGGTGCACTGGCGCTGCACGTCGCCAAGATCACCCGCCGACGCCATCCGCAGCACGCGCTGCCCGAGGAGGTCAACGGGTACTTCGCCGAAATGGGCAGGCTGGCAGTCGAGTTGGGCAACAGTGCACAAGAGGTGCTGTTGTCACGCGACCCGGAGAAGGCCGCCCGGATCCGCGAAGAAGACGACGCGATGGACGACCTGCACCGTCACCTGTTCTCGGTGCTGATGGACAAGGAGTGGCAGCACGGGGTTGCCGCTGCCGTGGACGTCACCTTGCTGGGCAGGTTCTATGAGCGCTTCGCCGACCACGCAGTCGAAGTCGCCCGACGGGTGATCTTCCAGGCCACCGGCAAGTTCCCCGACGAGCACACCCTGCCCTCAAGCGAGTAG
- the dusB gene encoding tRNA dihydrouridine synthase DusB: MAGVTNVAFRTLCRELEQSRAGTVSGLYVCEMVTARALVERHPATLHMTTFAPQESPRSLQLYTVDPDTTYAAAKMIADEGLADHIDMNFGCPVPKVTRLGGGSALPYKRRLFGNIVAAAVRGTAGTDIPVTVKFRIGIDDATHTHLDAGRIAEAEGAAAVALHARTAAQRYSGTADWEQIAALKAHVRSIPVLGNGDIFEAGDALAMMAATGCDGVVIGRGCLGRPWLFGELSAAFAGRPSPTPPSLGEVADVIRRHGELLAQHFGEDKGMREIRKHVAWYLHGFPAGADLRRTLAMVTTLAELDELLKQLDGSIPFPAAATGPRGRQGSPAKVTLPEGWLADPDDCAVPTGADIMHSGG; the protein is encoded by the coding sequence ATGGCCGGCGTTACCAACGTCGCGTTCCGCACGCTCTGCCGCGAACTTGAACAATCCCGGGCCGGAACGGTCAGCGGGCTCTATGTCTGCGAGATGGTGACGGCACGCGCACTCGTCGAACGGCACCCCGCCACCCTGCACATGACGACGTTCGCGCCGCAGGAGTCACCGCGTTCGCTACAGCTGTATACGGTCGATCCCGACACCACCTACGCTGCGGCGAAGATGATCGCCGACGAGGGCCTCGCTGACCACATCGACATGAATTTCGGCTGCCCGGTGCCCAAGGTGACCCGTCTCGGCGGCGGGTCGGCACTGCCCTACAAGCGCCGGCTCTTCGGCAACATCGTCGCCGCAGCGGTGCGCGGCACGGCCGGCACCGACATTCCCGTGACCGTGAAATTCCGGATCGGCATCGACGACGCCACCCACACCCATCTGGACGCCGGGCGCATCGCCGAGGCCGAAGGGGCGGCGGCGGTGGCGCTGCACGCGCGGACCGCGGCTCAGCGCTACTCCGGCACCGCCGACTGGGAGCAGATCGCGGCGCTCAAAGCGCACGTCCGCTCGATTCCGGTTCTCGGCAACGGAGACATCTTCGAGGCCGGCGATGCCCTGGCGATGATGGCAGCCACCGGTTGCGACGGCGTGGTGATCGGCCGCGGCTGTCTGGGGCGCCCGTGGCTGTTCGGTGAGCTCTCGGCGGCTTTCGCGGGCCGGCCCTCCCCCACCCCACCCAGCCTGGGTGAGGTCGCCGACGTCATCCGCCGCCATGGTGAACTGCTCGCCCAACACTTCGGCGAGGACAAGGGTATGCGCGAGATTCGCAAACATGTCGCCTGGTACCTGCACGGATTCCCCGCCGGCGCCGATCTGCGCCGCACATTGGCCATGGTCACCACGCTGGCCGAACTCGACGAACTACTCAAGCAGCTGGACGGATCGATTCCCTTCCCCGCCGCCGCCACCGGTCCGCGCGGACGCCAGGGATCGCCGGCCAAGGTCACCTTGCCCGAGGGCTGGTTGGCGGACCCCGATGACTGCGCGGTACCTACCGGGGCAGACATTATGCACTCGGGTGGCTGA
- a CDS encoding acyl-CoA synthetase has translation MIVQGDRRYTYAEIVERSNRLASYLHSRGLGCHTLRSELEPHQSGQDLLGIYAYNGHEFVETLLGSFRARVAPFNVNYRYVRNELAYLLADSGATALVYHAAFAPTLAEVLPDLPALKVLIQIADDSGNALLEGAVDYETALADSSPQPPPVQPCADDLYVLYTGGTTGMPKGVLWRQHDIFMGSFGGRNLITAEEVSSLDDIVGPVRQNPGVKLMILPPLIHGAAQWAVMTAINTGQTLVFPSVVDHFDADDVVRTIEREKVLSVTVVGDAMARPLLDAIRKGNADVSSLMVVANGGALLTPYVKQQIVETLPGAMVIDGVGSSETGAQMRHMSTSGAVSTGTFAGGPDTCVVAEDLGAVLEPGHEGLGWLGQRGYVPLGYKGDAVKTAATFPVIAGVRYAVPGDRARHLDSGSIELLGRDSVTINSGGEKIFAEEVETAIASHPAVVDVVVAGRASDRWGQEVVAVVALAEGASATDAELIAHAGGSLARYKLPKAIVFRSTIVRSPAGKADYRWAREQAEQG, from the coding sequence ATGATCGTCCAGGGAGATCGGCGCTACACCTATGCCGAGATCGTCGAACGTTCCAACCGGCTGGCTTCCTACCTGCATTCGCGCGGCCTGGGCTGTCACACTCTGCGGTCGGAGCTTGAGCCGCATCAGAGCGGCCAAGACCTGCTCGGCATCTACGCCTACAACGGCCACGAGTTCGTCGAGACTCTGCTGGGCAGCTTCCGGGCACGAGTGGCCCCGTTCAACGTCAACTACCGCTACGTCCGCAACGAATTGGCTTACCTGCTGGCTGATTCCGGCGCGACCGCGCTGGTGTATCACGCCGCGTTCGCCCCCACGCTGGCTGAGGTGCTCCCCGACCTTCCCGCGTTGAAAGTGCTGATTCAGATCGCCGACGACTCCGGCAACGCCCTGCTGGAGGGCGCGGTCGACTACGAGACGGCGCTCGCGGACAGCTCTCCGCAGCCCCCGCCGGTACAGCCCTGCGCCGACGACCTCTACGTGCTCTACACCGGGGGCACCACCGGCATGCCCAAGGGAGTGCTGTGGCGTCAGCACGACATCTTCATGGGATCGTTCGGCGGCCGCAACCTCATCACGGCCGAAGAGGTCAGCTCCCTCGATGACATCGTGGGTCCGGTCAGGCAGAACCCGGGCGTCAAGCTCATGATCCTGCCTCCACTGATCCACGGCGCCGCGCAGTGGGCGGTGATGACCGCGATCAACACCGGCCAGACCTTGGTCTTCCCTTCAGTTGTCGATCATTTCGACGCCGACGACGTCGTACGGACCATCGAACGCGAGAAGGTGCTCTCGGTCACCGTGGTAGGCGATGCGATGGCCCGCCCGCTGCTCGACGCCATCCGCAAAGGCAACGCAGATGTGTCGTCGCTGATGGTGGTCGCCAACGGTGGGGCCCTGCTGACGCCCTATGTGAAACAGCAGATCGTCGAGACGCTGCCCGGTGCCATGGTGATCGACGGGGTCGGGTCGTCGGAGACCGGCGCACAGATGCGTCACATGTCGACTTCGGGTGCGGTGTCGACGGGAACCTTCGCCGGCGGACCGGACACCTGCGTGGTGGCCGAAGATCTCGGCGCCGTACTCGAGCCCGGCCACGAGGGACTGGGTTGGCTCGGCCAGCGCGGCTATGTCCCGTTGGGCTACAAGGGCGATGCCGTCAAGACCGCCGCCACGTTCCCGGTGATCGCCGGGGTGCGCTACGCCGTTCCGGGCGACCGGGCCCGGCACCTGGACAGCGGGTCCATCGAGCTGCTCGGCCGGGATTCGGTGACGATCAACTCGGGCGGGGAGAAGATCTTCGCCGAGGAGGTGGAGACGGCGATCGCCTCACATCCGGCCGTCGTCGATGTGGTGGTCGCGGGCCGGGCCAGTGACCGTTGGGGGCAGGAGGTCGTGGCGGTTGTCGCATTGGCCGAGGGCGCATCTGCCACCGACGCCGAACTGATCGCCCACGCCGGCGGATCACTGGCCAGATACAAGTTGCCCAAGGCGATCGTGTTCCGATCGACGATCGTGCGAAGCCCAGCAGGCAAGGCCGACTACCGCTGGGCACGCGAACAGGCCGAACAGGGATAA
- a CDS encoding LCP family glycopolymer transferase — protein sequence MSDGENATPGRWAPEGHDDADDHQLMTMSPPGSAPWERWQDSSPDSSTPHRRNASRRRNGSVSVAELIARVNADAPPSGGRSQRRAGPRHSETPEAIEPAPALKPAAHDVPALDFAEPPAPDFDIAEVAYPSEVPDLDRIHGTSLIPATSPGTNWAPPATEPSGPFAGPSYGSPPSNLTEPSGPFAGPSYGFPPSNLTEPPGPFAGPSYGSPPSNLTEPPGVSPEIPPVRIDPRRKAGPGAPHPHPHHRAKIAGRAAAAMLAILALVLTGSAWQWSTSKNRSLNHVSALDPNSHDILDAAGQYGDENFLIVGADTRVGANSDIGAGTTDDAEGARSDTIMLVNIPANRKRVVVVSFPRDLAITPIQCDVWNSSTGVYGPIYDEETGTYSDEVVYTETKLNSTYAFGGPKCLVKEIQKLSGLAINRFMAVDFVGFGKMVDALGGVEVCTPSPLYDLVLGSVLENSGRQRVNGGTALNYVRARHVTTEDNGDYGRIKRQQLFLSSLLRSLISTNTFFSPTKLNNVVNMFIGDSSVDNVTTKDLVNLGQSLQKVAAGHITFVTVPTSETDENGDEVPRMDDVRALFDAIINDDPLPGENDHNATSVPTTEAAELPPQSTALPAAPAKPPSEQVHAVTTSPADVTVRVSNATEQTGLAGATSESLQQWGFNVDNADDYPGIVKSTKVLFSPGNEQAAATVSSALSGAPIERVSGLGNIVRVVLGSDFRTVTKPAASGSQVSVQLNRGVSAEPTALPDDLTVTNAADITCE from the coding sequence ATGAGTGACGGCGAAAACGCCACTCCTGGCCGCTGGGCGCCGGAGGGCCACGACGACGCTGACGATCATCAGCTTATGACGATGTCACCGCCCGGATCCGCGCCGTGGGAGCGCTGGCAGGACTCCTCGCCGGACTCCTCCACGCCACACCGACGCAACGCGTCGCGGCGCCGCAACGGCTCGGTGAGCGTCGCCGAACTGATCGCCCGCGTCAACGCCGACGCTCCGCCGTCAGGCGGACGCAGTCAACGGCGAGCCGGCCCGCGGCACTCCGAAACTCCCGAGGCAATCGAGCCCGCCCCCGCACTGAAACCCGCCGCGCACGACGTCCCGGCACTCGACTTTGCCGAACCGCCGGCGCCGGACTTCGATATCGCCGAGGTGGCTTACCCGTCTGAGGTGCCCGACCTCGACCGGATTCACGGCACATCGCTGATCCCCGCCACGTCACCGGGCACGAACTGGGCGCCGCCCGCCACTGAACCGTCGGGTCCGTTCGCCGGCCCCAGCTACGGCTCCCCTCCGTCGAACCTCACTGAACCGTCGGGTCCGTTCGCCGGCCCCAGCTACGGCTTTCCTCCGTCGAACCTCACTGAACCGCCGGGCCCCTTCGCCGGCCCCAGCTACGGCTCCCCTCCGTCGAACCTCACTGAACCGCCCGGTGTCTCGCCGGAGATACCGCCGGTTCGGATCGACCCGCGCCGGAAGGCCGGCCCGGGTGCCCCGCACCCGCACCCGCACCACCGGGCGAAAATCGCGGGCCGGGCGGCCGCGGCCATGCTGGCGATCCTTGCCCTGGTGTTGACCGGCTCGGCCTGGCAGTGGAGCACCTCGAAGAACCGCAGCCTCAACCACGTCAGTGCATTGGATCCCAACTCGCACGACATCCTCGACGCGGCCGGCCAGTACGGTGACGAAAACTTCCTCATCGTGGGCGCGGACACGCGCGTCGGCGCCAACAGTGACATCGGGGCGGGCACCACCGACGACGCCGAGGGCGCCCGCTCCGACACCATCATGCTGGTCAACATCCCCGCGAACCGTAAGCGCGTGGTGGTGGTGTCCTTCCCGCGCGACCTGGCGATCACCCCCATCCAGTGCGACGTCTGGAACTCCTCGACCGGCGTCTACGGCCCGATCTACGACGAGGAAACCGGCACCTACAGCGATGAGGTCGTCTACACCGAGACGAAGCTCAACTCCACATATGCCTTCGGCGGACCGAAATGCCTGGTCAAGGAGATTCAGAAGCTGTCCGGGCTGGCGATCAACCGGTTCATGGCGGTCGATTTCGTCGGATTCGGCAAGATGGTCGACGCGCTGGGCGGCGTGGAAGTGTGCACGCCCAGCCCGCTCTACGACTTGGTGCTGGGCAGCGTCCTGGAGAACTCCGGGCGCCAGCGGGTCAACGGCGGAACCGCCCTGAACTACGTACGTGCACGGCACGTCACCACCGAGGACAACGGCGACTACGGACGGATTAAGCGCCAGCAGCTGTTCCTGTCGTCGCTGCTGCGCTCGCTGATCTCCACCAACACCTTCTTCTCGCCGACGAAACTCAACAACGTGGTCAACATGTTCATCGGCGACAGTTCGGTCGACAACGTCACGACCAAGGACCTGGTGAATCTGGGCCAGTCGCTGCAAAAGGTCGCCGCCGGCCACATCACCTTCGTCACGGTGCCCACCAGCGAAACCGACGAGAACGGCGATGAAGTCCCCCGGATGGACGACGTGCGCGCCCTCTTCGACGCGATCATCAACGACGACCCACTACCCGGCGAAAACGACCACAACGCCACCTCGGTTCCGACCACCGAGGCGGCTGAATTGCCCCCCCAGTCCACCGCCCTGCCGGCCGCTCCCGCCAAGCCGCCCAGCGAGCAAGTGCACGCCGTCACGACCTCGCCCGCCGACGTCACCGTCCGGGTCTCCAATGCCACCGAGCAGACCGGCCTGGCCGGCGCCACCTCCGAAAGCCTGCAGCAGTGGGGATTCAACGTCGACAACGCCGACGACTACCCCGGCATCGTCAAGTCCACCAAGGTGTTGTTCTCCCCCGGCAACGAGCAAGCCGCCGCCACCGTGTCCTCGGCGCTCTCAGGTGCGCCGATCGAACGCGTCAGCGGGCTGGGCAACATCGTCCGGGTGGTCCTGGGCTCGGACTTCCGCACCGTGACCAAGCCAGCGGCCAGCGGCTCGCAGGTGAGCGTGCAGCTCAACCGCGGCGTCAGCGCCGAGCCCACCGCACTGCCCGACGACCTGACCGTCACCAACGCCGCCGACATCACCTGCGAGTAG